A single genomic interval of Gossypium raimondii isolate GPD5lz chromosome 11, ASM2569854v1, whole genome shotgun sequence harbors:
- the LOC105803427 gene encoding probable serine/threonine-protein kinase WNK11 isoform X2, which yields MPAASTNMSDREGESFVEVDPTGRFGRYNDLLGAGAVKKVYRAFDQEEGIEVAWNQVKLTNFSEDPVLINRLQSEVQLLRTLKNKYIIVCYSVWRDREHNTLNFITEVCTSGNLRSYRKKHRHVSIKALKKWSKQVLEGLEYLHTHDPCIIHRDLNCSNIFINGNIGQVKIGDLGLAAIVGRSHCAHSIIGTPEYMAPELYEEDYTEMVDIYSFGMCLLEMVTMEIPYSECDSVAKIYKKVTSGVRPRALNTVPDPEVKAFIEKCIAQPRARPSASELLKDPFFSDLKDDEIDSVST from the exons ATGCCGGCTGCTAGCACCAATATGTCTGACCGAGAGGGAGAATCATTTGTTGAGGTTGATCCCACTGGTCGCTTTGGGCGCTATAATGATTTGCTTGGTGCCGGTGCAGTGAAGAAGGTTTACAGGGCATTTGATCAGGAGGAAGGTATAGAGGTGGCCTGGAATCAAGTGAAATTGACCAACTTCAGTGAAGACCCTGTGCTTATCAATAGGCTTCAATCCGAGGTACAGTTGCTGAGAACGTTGAAAAACAAGTATATCATTGTTTGCTACAGTGTCTGGAGGGATCGAGAACATAacacattaaattttatcactGAGGTCTGCACATCGGGAAACTTGAGATCTTACAGGAAAAAGCATCGCCACGTGTCCATTAAGGCCTTGAAGAAGTGGTCAAAGCAGGTACTTGAAGGATTGGAATATCTCCATACACATGACCCTTGCATTATTCACAGAGATCTAAATTGCAGCAACATCTTCATCAATGGGAACATTGGCCAA GTGAAAATTGGCGACCTGGGACTTGCGGCAATAGTTGGGAGAAGCCATTGTGCACATTCCATAATAGGGACACCGGAATATATGGCACCGGAGCTTTACGAGGAAGATTACACAGAGATGGTGGATATATACTCGTTTGGAATGTGCTTGCTTGAGATGGTGACAATGGAGATACCTTATAGCGAATGTGACAGTGTTGCCAAAATATACAAGAAGGTCACCTCTGGCGTGAGACCCCGAGCCTTGAACACAGTCCCAGATCCAGAAGTGAAGGCATTTATCGAGAAATGCATAGCCCAGCCAAGGGCAAGACCTTCAGCTTCTGAACTTCTCAAGGACCCCTTCTTTTCTGACCTCAAAGATGATGAGATAGACTCAGTGTCCACTTGA
- the LOC105803427 gene encoding probable serine/threonine-protein kinase WNK11 isoform X1, which yields MMPAASTNMSDREGESFVEVDPTGRFGRYNDLLGAGAVKKVYRAFDQEEGIEVAWNQVKLTNFSEDPVLINRLQSEVQLLRTLKNKYIIVCYSVWRDREHNTLNFITEVCTSGNLRSYRKKHRHVSIKALKKWSKQVLEGLEYLHTHDPCIIHRDLNCSNIFINGNIGQVKIGDLGLAAIVGRSHCAHSIIGTPEYMAPELYEEDYTEMVDIYSFGMCLLEMVTMEIPYSECDSVAKIYKKVTSGVRPRALNTVPDPEVKAFIEKCIAQPRARPSASELLKDPFFSDLKDDEIDSVST from the exons ATG ATGCCGGCTGCTAGCACCAATATGTCTGACCGAGAGGGAGAATCATTTGTTGAGGTTGATCCCACTGGTCGCTTTGGGCGCTATAATGATTTGCTTGGTGCCGGTGCAGTGAAGAAGGTTTACAGGGCATTTGATCAGGAGGAAGGTATAGAGGTGGCCTGGAATCAAGTGAAATTGACCAACTTCAGTGAAGACCCTGTGCTTATCAATAGGCTTCAATCCGAGGTACAGTTGCTGAGAACGTTGAAAAACAAGTATATCATTGTTTGCTACAGTGTCTGGAGGGATCGAGAACATAacacattaaattttatcactGAGGTCTGCACATCGGGAAACTTGAGATCTTACAGGAAAAAGCATCGCCACGTGTCCATTAAGGCCTTGAAGAAGTGGTCAAAGCAGGTACTTGAAGGATTGGAATATCTCCATACACATGACCCTTGCATTATTCACAGAGATCTAAATTGCAGCAACATCTTCATCAATGGGAACATTGGCCAA GTGAAAATTGGCGACCTGGGACTTGCGGCAATAGTTGGGAGAAGCCATTGTGCACATTCCATAATAGGGACACCGGAATATATGGCACCGGAGCTTTACGAGGAAGATTACACAGAGATGGTGGATATATACTCGTTTGGAATGTGCTTGCTTGAGATGGTGACAATGGAGATACCTTATAGCGAATGTGACAGTGTTGCCAAAATATACAAGAAGGTCACCTCTGGCGTGAGACCCCGAGCCTTGAACACAGTCCCAGATCCAGAAGTGAAGGCATTTATCGAGAAATGCATAGCCCAGCCAAGGGCAAGACCTTCAGCTTCTGAACTTCTCAAGGACCCCTTCTTTTCTGACCTCAAAGATGATGAGATAGACTCAGTGTCCACTTGA